In Bacteroidota bacterium, the following are encoded in one genomic region:
- a CDS encoding FkbM family methyltransferase, whose translation MVKGNKIFDLFRTVLIFTSLDRYYSRLIRGKKHDSFIGKMAPNNYQYKKGTYRIARLNNNIKLSVDLHDYLGHYIYFGYKDQSQDALLKLVEENYSVLDIGTNIGNTALLFADKVKAAGRVIGFEPDPETYQLCMKNLELNSFENLKVHNIGFGDNNSSFFIESLIDSNISGNRINEKLTQGQKQVSVKRLDDVFFDFNLKKVDLVKIDVEGYEMKVLIGAKETIQKFKPTLFIEIDDNNLRDQKSSAQELLDFLEKNNYTSVEAVSNKPINSNYNFKDCHFDIISTSNC comes from the coding sequence ATGGTAAAAGGAAATAAAATTTTTGATTTATTTAGAACTGTTTTAATATTTACTTCTTTGGATAGATATTATTCTCGTTTAATAAGGGGAAAAAAACACGATTCATTTATAGGTAAAATGGCTCCGAATAATTATCAATACAAAAAAGGCACATATAGAATTGCACGCCTTAATAACAACATAAAATTATCAGTTGATTTACATGACTATTTAGGCCATTACATTTATTTTGGATACAAGGACCAATCGCAAGATGCATTATTAAAATTAGTTGAGGAGAATTATAGTGTTTTGGATATCGGTACTAATATTGGAAATACTGCTTTATTATTTGCAGACAAAGTTAAAGCGGCAGGCAGAGTTATTGGCTTTGAACCAGACCCGGAAACATACCAATTATGCATGAAAAATTTAGAATTAAACAGTTTTGAAAATCTCAAGGTTCACAATATTGGATTTGGAGATAATAATTCTTCTTTTTTTATTGAAAGCCTTATAGATTCAAACATTAGTGGAAATAGGATCAACGAGAAATTAACGCAAGGGCAAAAACAGGTTAGTGTAAAAAGGTTGGATGATGTGTTTTTTGATTTTAATTTAAAAAAGGTTGATTTAGTGAAAATTGATGTAGAAGGGTACGAAATGAAAGTATTAATAGGAGCAAAAGAAACCATTCAAAAATTTAAACCAACTTTGTTTATTGAAATTGATGACAATAACCTTAGAGATCAAAAATCATCTGCTCAAGAACTTCTCGACTTTTTAGAAAAAAACAATTACACTAGTGTAGAAGCTGTATCAAACAAGCCAATTAACAGCAATTATAATTTTAAAGATTGTCATTTTGATATTATTAGTACCTCTAATTGTTAA
- a CDS encoding glycosyltransferase family 4 protein has protein sequence MKNDKITVVKIISGIDKALAFEWIATLTSTEKIQFYFIFLNNKVPQLHHFMVQNNIPSNFIKFSSKLDFFFVLPRLFFMLRKIKPSVVHTHLYEANLLGIFISFILRVPKRIHTRHHSTFHHQYHPKHVKIDRLINYLSTDIIAISENVKLVLTDLEKVPEKKIHLIRHGFDLKGFNSVSEERINKIREKYNLKDSMRPVIGVISRYLNLKGIQYIIPAFKNILVKYPHALLILANAKGSYEKEIKLLLKQIPTENYLEIIFEEDIFALYKSFDLFIHVPINKQVEAFGQTYVEALAAKIPSVFTLSGIAPEFITHKQNALIVDYANSDQIYKAIELILSDKELAIDLTNKGLISINPFNIERFIDSLTQLYSSNNQ, from the coding sequence ATGAAAAATGATAAAATAACCGTAGTTAAAATTATTTCTGGTATTGATAAAGCATTGGCATTTGAATGGATTGCAACTTTAACATCCACGGAAAAGATTCAATTTTACTTTATTTTTTTAAATAACAAAGTTCCTCAGTTGCATCATTTCATGGTGCAAAACAATATACCATCTAATTTCATTAAATTTAGTTCAAAACTTGATTTTTTCTTTGTATTGCCCCGACTTTTTTTTATGTTGAGAAAAATAAAGCCAAGCGTAGTACATACCCATTTATATGAAGCCAACTTACTCGGAATATTTATTTCGTTTATCTTAAGGGTTCCCAAAAGAATACACACAAGGCACCATTCAACCTTTCACCACCAATATCACCCTAAACATGTTAAAATAGATCGGCTTATCAATTATCTTTCAACAGATATTATTGCAATTAGCGAAAATGTTAAACTTGTTTTAACTGATTTAGAAAAAGTTCCTGAGAAAAAAATACATTTAATACGTCATGGATTTGACCTAAAAGGGTTTAATAGTGTTTCGGAGGAACGCATAAACAAAATAAGAGAAAAGTATAACCTAAAGGATTCCATGAGACCAGTAATTGGAGTTATATCAAGATATTTGAATCTAAAAGGTATTCAATATATAATTCCTGCATTTAAAAACATTCTTGTTAAATATCCTCATGCACTACTGATTTTAGCAAACGCTAAGGGTTCATATGAAAAAGAAATAAAACTTTTATTGAAACAAATACCAACTGAGAATTACCTGGAAATAATTTTCGAAGAAGATATTTTTGCCTTATATAAAAGCTTTGATTTATTTATTCATGTCCCAATCAATAAGCAAGTCGAAGCATTTGGCCAAACATATGTAGAGGCATTAGCAGCAAAAATCCCTTCTGTGTTTACCCTTTCTGGAATAGCGCCCGAATTTATTACCCATAAACAAAATGCCCTTATTGTTGATTATGCAAATTCTGATCAAATATATAAAGCTATTGAACTTATTTTATCAGATAAAGAATTAGCAATTGATCTTACAAATAAAGGACTTATATCAATAAACCCATTTAACATTGAAAGATTTATTGATTCATTAACCCAATTGTATAGCAGTAATAACCAATAA
- a CDS encoding glycosyltransferase family 2 protein: MFFSIIIPTYNRASFIQKAIESAINQNFKDFEIIIVDDGSIDNTEETVKKIIDERIRYFKISNSERAAARNYGAKKANGKFLTFLDSDDLLYNNYLKNAFELIQKNPQNSFFHLPYAIKSKNNTKKIFIPNPDSPLFLAKGNPLSCIGIIVEKNAFLAKLFNENRLLSGSEDWELWLRIFSKYGLITGNDISACLFNHNDRSVFNFSEKELVTRKELAINSAFSDIDVKRVFSRYRNTMEAYCDSYIALHLMLSKNKIRGLFYLYNSIKICPETILTRRFLGILKHLIIS, translated from the coding sequence ATGTTTTTTTCAATCATTATCCCAACTTATAATCGGGCAAGTTTTATTCAAAAGGCAATTGAATCTGCAATTAATCAAAATTTCAAGGATTTTGAAATAATTATTGTAGATGATGGGAGTATTGATAATACAGAAGAAACTGTTAAAAAAATAATTGATGAAAGAATCAGATACTTTAAAATTTCAAATAGCGAAAGGGCTGCCGCAAGAAATTATGGAGCGAAAAAGGCAAATGGAAAATTCTTGACTTTTTTAGATTCAGATGACCTTTTATATAACAACTATTTAAAAAATGCATTTGAATTGATCCAAAAAAATCCGCAAAATTCTTTTTTTCATTTGCCTTATGCCATTAAATCAAAAAACAATACAAAAAAAATATTTATTCCAAATCCTGATTCTCCACTATTTTTAGCTAAAGGGAATCCTTTAAGTTGTATTGGGATAATTGTTGAAAAGAATGCGTTTTTAGCAAAATTGTTTAACGAAAACAGGCTTTTATCAGGATCAGAAGATTGGGAATTATGGCTCAGGATTTTTTCTAAATATGGATTAATTACAGGAAATGACATTTCAGCTTGTTTGTTTAATCACAATGATAGGAGTGTTTTTAATTTCTCAGAAAAGGAATTAGTAACAAGAAAGGAATTGGCAATTAATTCTGCCTTTTCAGATATTGATGTTAAAAGAGTTTTTTCTCGTTATAGAAATACAATGGAAGCATATTGCGATTCATACATTGCGCTGCATTTAATGCTTTCTAAAAATAAAATAAGGGGATTGTTTTATTTATATAATTCAATAAAAATTTGTCCTGAAACAATCTTAACCAGAAGGTTTTTGGGAATATTAAAACACCTGATAATATCCTAA
- the asnB gene encoding asparagine synthase (glutamine-hydrolyzing) yields the protein MCGITGFYAFKGSLPEVDFKKFNDLLIHRGPDSQGVFSDDSIFLGHTRLSILDLSASGNQPMTSHNGRFVMVYNGEIYNYRDIANEIKTHTSQEDTILFNSSSDTEVILEAFVLWGPEFVHRLNGMFSIAIYDTIDKELFLFRDRLGIKPLYYCLHEDTIVFSSELKAIQSLDFIPKTLNKAAIFNFLNLGYIPAPHSIYNEIKKLQSGCYLKINSAGSESIKYWNLYSQLTDEVIHEEKKALILLSDLLVSSVQYQLKSDVPVGIFLSGGIDSSLIAAQAAGLSSTQINTFSIGFENNKSNETPYARKVAQQLKTCHSDLIVSEKEAFGYFEELTSVYDEPFSDSSAIPAMIISKLAKGSVTVTLSGEGGDELFFGYGSYKWAERLDNSIVRNIGKSLYPVLNKTSNNRLKRAVNLFNYSSNARIMRHIFSQEQYNFSDKEITSLLEKNYKNISWDLNENPYIKLNKRKLQASEKQALFDLEYYLQDDLLTKVDRASMKYSVETRVPFLDHRVVEFALNISPELKIKNGVSKYLLKEILYQYLPKELFNRPKQGFSIPLGKWLKGGLFSNLIEMYLSEETVKHFGIVNHLKVKELIFRFKNGEDYLYQRIWLLITLHKWLKQNHN from the coding sequence ATGTGTGGAATAACTGGATTTTATGCATTTAAGGGGAGCCTTCCGGAAGTTGATTTCAAAAAATTCAACGATCTGTTGATTCATCGGGGTCCTGATTCCCAAGGAGTTTTTTCCGATGATTCGATTTTTTTGGGTCATACCCGGTTAAGTATTCTTGATCTCTCAGCAAGTGGAAACCAGCCCATGACCTCGCATAATGGAAGGTTTGTGATGGTTTACAACGGTGAAATTTACAATTACAGGGATATTGCAAATGAAATAAAAACGCATACTTCACAAGAGGATACTATCCTTTTCAATTCATCCTCTGACACTGAAGTAATTCTGGAAGCTTTTGTTTTATGGGGCCCTGAATTTGTTCATAGATTAAATGGCATGTTTTCAATAGCAATCTATGACACCATTGATAAAGAATTATTTCTTTTCAGAGATCGGCTAGGAATAAAACCTCTTTATTACTGCTTACATGAAGATACAATTGTATTTTCCTCTGAATTAAAAGCTATTCAGTCCTTGGATTTTATCCCTAAAACACTTAACAAAGCAGCTATTTTCAATTTCCTCAATCTAGGTTACATCCCTGCTCCCCATTCCATTTACAATGAAATAAAAAAATTGCAATCCGGCTGTTATCTCAAAATAAATTCAGCAGGTTCCGAATCAATTAAGTACTGGAACCTATATTCTCAACTTACTGACGAGGTAATCCATGAGGAAAAAAAGGCTCTTATTTTATTGAGTGATCTTCTTGTAAGTTCGGTGCAATATCAATTAAAAAGCGATGTTCCGGTTGGAATTTTTTTAAGTGGTGGAATTGATTCAAGTTTAATAGCAGCTCAAGCAGCAGGTTTATCTTCCACTCAAATTAATACTTTTTCAATTGGTTTTGAAAACAATAAGAGCAATGAAACACCTTATGCCCGAAAAGTTGCCCAACAGCTTAAGACTTGCCATTCTGATCTGATTGTTTCTGAGAAAGAAGCATTTGGATATTTTGAAGAATTAACTTCAGTTTATGATGAACCTTTTTCTGATTCCTCTGCAATTCCGGCAATGATTATATCGAAATTAGCTAAAGGTTCAGTTACCGTAACACTTTCGGGAGAAGGGGGTGATGAATTGTTTTTTGGTTATGGCTCCTATAAATGGGCAGAAAGATTAGATAATTCAATAGTCCGAAATATAGGTAAGTCCTTATATCCTGTTCTAAATAAAACTAGTAACAATAGATTAAAGCGGGCTGTTAATCTATTTAATTATTCAAGTAATGCTCGAATTATGAGGCATATATTTTCTCAGGAGCAATATAATTTTTCAGATAAAGAGATTACTTCATTATTAGAAAAGAATTACAAAAACATTTCCTGGGACTTGAATGAAAACCCTTATATAAAACTAAATAAAAGGAAGTTGCAGGCATCTGAAAAACAAGCCTTATTTGATTTGGAATATTATCTGCAAGATGACCTTTTAACCAAGGTTGACAGGGCAAGCATGAAATATTCAGTTGAAACAAGGGTTCCTTTTCTTGATCATAGGGTTGTTGAATTTGCTTTAAATATTTCACCTGAATTGAAAATTAAAAATGGTGTTTCTAAATATTTATTAAAGGAAATATTGTATCAATACCTTCCTAAAGAACTATTTAACCGTCCAAAACAAGGGTTTTCTATTCCATTGGGAAAATGGTTGAAAGGGGGATTATTTAGTAATTTGATAGAAATGTATTTATCAGAAGAAACAGTGAAACATTTTGGTATTGTTAATCATCTTAAGGTAAAAGAGCTTATTTTTCGTTTTAAAAATGGGGAAGACTATTTGTACCAGAGGATTTGGTTACTTATTACCCTCCATAAGTGGTTAAAACAAAACCACAATTGA
- a CDS encoding glycosyltransferase family 4 protein produces the protein MNILYISYDGMTDQLGQSQVLPYLMGLSGKGYKITLISCEKPSTFQKGRKNIESIISNNIFWIPIPYSNKYPIFSQALTFLSLKKKVFTTYKNQGFDIVHCRSYMVSLIGLELKKKYGTKFIFDMRGFWADERLEGDIWRLSNPIHKFLYYYFKEKENEFLANADQIVSLTHAAKREILQWEGLNIPSENISVIPCCTDLNLFSNDINTEKFKEFTLTYLGSLGTWYMLTEMLVFFKHLLVFKPQANFLFITKDPAEKILIKARELNIPEHLIRIKPAERKEVPALLSKSHVSIFFIKPVFSKKASSPTKMGEIIATGIPLITNSGTGDIDEIIQETGCGIVVKSFEENELKKVAEEIDSLLEIPVEKLRSTAKELFSLEKGIETYNTIYKKLGLK, from the coding sequence ATGAATATTCTCTATATTTCTTATGACGGGATGACAGACCAATTGGGTCAATCTCAAGTACTGCCATATCTTATGGGTTTGTCGGGAAAGGGATATAAAATAACTTTAATTAGCTGCGAGAAACCATCAACTTTTCAAAAAGGGAGAAAGAACATTGAATCAATTATTTCAAATAACATATTCTGGATTCCTATTCCCTATTCAAATAAATATCCGATATTTTCCCAAGCTTTAACATTTCTGAGTTTAAAAAAAAAGGTTTTTACCACCTATAAAAACCAAGGTTTTGATATTGTCCATTGCAGAAGTTATATGGTCTCTTTAATCGGTTTGGAATTGAAAAAAAAATATGGAACAAAATTCATATTTGATATGCGCGGATTTTGGGCAGATGAAAGATTGGAAGGGGATATTTGGAGGCTTTCAAATCCAATTCATAAATTCTTATATTATTATTTTAAAGAAAAAGAGAATGAATTTCTTGCTAATGCCGATCAAATAGTGAGTTTAACTCATGCTGCTAAAAGAGAAATACTGCAATGGGAAGGGTTAAACATCCCCTCAGAAAACATTTCAGTAATACCTTGCTGTACGGACCTCAATTTATTCTCAAATGATATAAATACTGAAAAATTCAAGGAATTCACTCTTACTTATCTTGGCTCATTAGGCACTTGGTATATGCTTACAGAGATGCTTGTTTTCTTTAAACATTTGTTGGTTTTTAAACCCCAGGCAAATTTTTTATTTATCACAAAAGATCCTGCTGAAAAAATTTTAATTAAAGCCAGGGAATTAAATATTCCAGAGCATTTAATAAGAATTAAACCTGCTGAGAGAAAAGAGGTTCCAGCTTTATTATCTAAAAGCCATGTTTCAATTTTTTTCATAAAACCAGTATTTTCAAAAAAAGCATCCTCACCAACAAAAATGGGAGAGATAATAGCTACAGGTATTCCATTGATTACAAATTCAGGAACCGGAGATATTGATGAAATAATTCAAGAAACAGGTTGTGGCATTGTTGTAAAAAGTTTTGAGGAAAATGAATTGAAAAAAGTTGCAGAAGAAATTGATTCACTTTTAGAAATCCCTGTTGAAAAGCTCAGAAGCACTGCTAAAGAATTGTTTTCTTTAGAAAAAGGAATCGAAACATATAACACCATTTACAAAAAGCTTGGCCTAAAATGA